The Acutalibacter muris genomic sequence GTCTACATAGTGGACGATCTCCAGGCCAGGGTGCTTCTTTGCAATCTTGTCCAGCGCTGCACAGTTGTTGGGGGCGGTTTGGATAATGCCGATTTTCATAATGCATCCTCCTCAGTTTTCACGCACGTTTTTGGGCTTGTAGGTGATCATCAGGCCGTCGCCCTCCACTCTCTCCACATCCGCCAGGGACAGTGCCACAGGCTGGGATTCATCACCCTCGAACCTCTTGAACAGAGTGTTGGAGTGGGGATCACCGTCCACAACGGGCACCAGCATAGTCTTGATTTCGTCAATCAAGCCGTGGGGCAAAAGCGTCCAATCGGCATAAGCGCCGCCCGAAATAATGGCTTTTTTGATACCAAATTTGCTGTAGAGTTTTTCCATCATCAGCACCGGGTCGAGCTTTTCCTTCCCGCAGAAAATGTAGGAGATGCCTTGCTCCCGCAGGTACTCCAGGTAATCATCGGAGATGTCCTCGGTAAGCACATGGATAATGCCATGCACGCCCCGACTCCGCACTTCGATAGTAGGGCTGTCGTAGGCAATGCCGCCGTCCGGGCTGATGCAGACATAGTAGCGGCATGTTTCACAGGGGGCGGCATAGTCCTCGCAGGAATAAGTATGCTTTGCTTTAGGCAGCTCGACTACCCGACCGGCTGTGAACAGCGCCATCGTTACCGCGCCGTAGATGGTGGCGTCCGCGTACATATCCAACCAACGCTGCCGGAAAATTTCCGTAGCTGGGGCAGCTTCCGGCAGTCGCCCAAAATCGCCGTCGATGTGGCATTCGGCGCTGACATTCAGATAGCAGATGGTGTAGGGCCTTGTCATGGTATCCATCCATCCTTCCTGTCCTCTGTTTTCCTCATTATAACAACGGAGTTGGGGAAAATCAAATACTTAGTTTCTATAGCACGGTATGCCTCAAAAGTATATGAAGTCTTTGAGAAAATCCTTGACATGGAGTGGGCTTCATGTGTTATGATGCAGGCGGAACTCATCTACTTAAAAAGGAGCCGCTTATGAAAGTGTTATTTATTGGCAACAGCCACACCTTTGTACACTATGTACCCGCCCGGGTGAAGGCGTTTTGTGAAAGCCACGGCCAGCCCATCAAGCCGGTGATGCTCACCCACCCCGGCATTGGCCTGGACTGGCACCTGGAGCAGTCCCAGACTTACTTTAACCTTATGTGCGGCGGTTATGATGCTATGATTTTGCAGCACAACGCCCACCCGTTTCCCGGAAAAGATTCCCTGCTGGAAGCCGGGGAGAAAATGGCTGCGTTGGCACCGGAAGGCACAAGAATTTATCTGTACATGACCTGGAGTGAGAAGAATAACCCCCAGGGCCAAGCAGTTATGAGCGAGGCTTACGAGGCCCTGGCAGAGAAGATAGGCGCGGCTGTCTGCCCGGTGGGGCGCATCTGGTGGCAGGTGGCAAGCGCCCATCCGGACGAGGAACTTTACTTTGCCGATGGCGAACACAGCTCTGTATTAGGAGCTTCCCTTTCGGCGGCGGTGATCGGGCACACGTTGTTAGGGTTGGAGGTCACGTCTGAAATCTGCTATGCAGACGCGAAGGAGTTAGAACGGCTGGAGTTGGATTCCCGAATGATTGATCTGGCCATGCGGGATGGAAGGTTGGAGATGACGTGAGCAGAGTCATCTTGTGAGCTTTCCTATTCTTTCTGCTGTATTCCATTCTTCAATTGGATAGTTTCCTACACCCGCCACCATGACAGGAGGTACCTGCCACCGAGAGAGTATAGTACCCCCTTGGCGGCAGGTGTTTTCTGTCATATCTTCTTCAGTCGAAAAAGCAAACTGCTTTTGCCGCCCTTTGTTCGGTAACGCTGCTCCGTGTCTAACAGTTCTGCTTTCCTCAAATCCTGCAATGCCCTGCGCACCGTAGACTGCGATAGCTTTAGTTCCCTGGCAATAGTAGGAATGGCAGGCCAGCACTCGCCATGCCTGGTTTGCATACTTATCTATCTCGCAGTGACCGACGCACTCAAAGCCGCCTACAGCCTCCAGGCCGGAGCGGAAACCGCCGATCCCCGCGAACATATCAAAAAATCGAATTATCATATCCACTTCCTTTTGCGCCAAAAAGTTTTATCTTCACTCTGCAAAGAGTGGAGATAAAACTTGGAAAGTTGAAAAGCGCAGCTTTTCAATCTTTTTCACATCATCTCATGCCGAAATCTTCATCTTCGTCCTCATCCATGTCCGGCTCCTGTTCCTCTGCCAGTTCTTCCTCCGTCAGCTTGTGGAAAGAATCCTCGCTGGGGATAAGCCCCAGCGACCGGCCATTGTCAAACTTGCAGTGCAGAGTGCCGGTGTCATCCACGGTAAGCACTGTACCGCGGGTGTTGTCATCGACCCGGTGCATATCCTCTCCCAGATACTCAAAAGTTAAACTTTGTTTAACTTTCAGCATGATCCTGGTACCGATGGGGTATTCGGCCTTGTAATACTCTGCCATCCTGTGCAGTCTATCCCATTCGTTCATCTTGAAAACCTCCTTTTACATACCGCCCATGCGCGTTTTGTGGAAAAGAGTTTAGCAGCGATAGATGGCAGGGTGGCGAATACTGCAGCCGGGAGTGTTATTTGCAGGCCATGGCACAGACGAGGGAGGATAGGGTCTGCGGCTGGTGCGGAGAGGGATTCAGCACGTTTGTCAAGTCAGAGCAGAAATACTGCAGCCGGGAATGCGCGGCAGCAGCCCGGCATGACCCTGGCCACAAACGGGGCATGAGGCGCATCCGGTACACCAGTGCGGAGGATTGGAAGGAACAGCTGCATGAGGCCAGCAAAAAATCCCCACCCCCAAGACGGGGGAGCCTGATTTAGAGCAGATCGTATACAAGAGGAAAAAGCAGGCTGGGAAACGGGAACTGGACTTTTCTAAGCTGCCAACAGAGCAAATTGTTCACGAGCTGCCAGAGGAAGAACGTGTCTGCCCGGTATGCGGCGGGGAGATGCACGCCTGCGGCCACGAGGTTGTTCGGAGGGAACTGCGGTATGTCCCGGCGCAGTATAAGGTAGTGGAGCACGTCCAGACGGCCTACAGCTGCCGGAATTGCGAGAAAAACGCGTTAGCCACGCCCATGAAAAAGAGCGAAGTCCCAGCGGGGCTCCTCCCTGGCAGCGGGATCGTTTCGCCCAGCCTGCTTGCGCACATTTTGAACAACAAATATGCGCTGGCATTGCCGTTGTACCGGCAGGAACAGGAATTTCAGCGGATCGGTGTGCCGGCAGACAATGGCAAACTGGGTGATCGCCACCCACGAGAGATGGTTTGAGGATTTCTTCCAGCGTTTGCGCAGTGAACTGCTCTCTAACGAGATACTCCACGCGGACGAGACCACACTGACCGTGCTGCGGGAGGATGGCAGGAAAGCTACACAAAAAAGCTATGTGTGGGTCTACCGGACCTCTGGGGACAGTGAAAGGCCGGTGGTGTTGTATGACTACCAGCCCAGCCGGACCGGGGAACACGCCAAGGCTTTCTTGACGGGTTTCTCAGGATTTCTCCACACCGATGGGTATGAGGCCTACCATTGTAAGCTGCCGCCGGACATAACCGCGGTTGGGTGTTGGGCCCACATGAGGAGAAAATTCACAGATACTCTCAAAACTCTGCCCAAAGACGCGAGGGAAAAGCATCCGGCACAGACTGGATTGCGTTACTGCAACAAATTGTTTGAGCTGGAAGCTGGATACACGGAGAAAAGGCTCTCCTTCCACAAGCGGTTCCAGGCAAGGAAAGAGTATTCTGTACCCATAGCAGAGGAGTTTTTTGCCTGGGCTAAAAATGAATATGACCGCAACCCCGTGCCAAAGTCTGCCTATGGCGCGGCGCTGACTTATACCGTAAAGCAAAAAGAGTGGTTGATGCACGTGTTCCTGGATGGGCGCTTGGAACTGTCCAACAACCGTGCGGAGCGGGCTGAATAGTAACCTTGCGGTTACTATCGGCCCTTTGCCGTGGGCCGGAAGAATTGGCTGTTTTCCAACACGCCCAGAGGAGCCAGCGCCAGTGCAGTCGCTTATTCTATTGTGGAGACTGCTAAAGCCAACGGCCTGCGGCCTTTCCGGTACTTCCAATTCTTATTGGAACGGCTGCCGGTAGGAACCTCTGCTGACGATTGCGCGCCTTGGAATGATGCGGCACAAGACTTGTGCCGATAACCAGTTGGCCAATTTAATGCATTAATTCTTTCAAAGAGCGGCTCCTTATGGGAACCGCTCTTGCTTTTTTCCTTTTTTACGAGGGTTCGTATCTATTTTTCGCTTACGGATGTAAGTCAGCAAAAAATAGATTCGAACCCTCACAATGACAGAATAGGGCGAGAAATACATAGTCGGACGCTGGGAGTTAGCTCTCACAAATAAGCGATCAGCTTTTTCATTTTCAAGAGAAAGGCGTTGATAAAAATCAAGATAACCGCAAAGCATTGTCTGTTCCCTGCCCGCGCTCTGCCCAATTCGGACAAGAGATTCAAAAGCATCTTTAGTGGGTATTTCTTTGAGTTCGGTCTGGACTTCTCAAAATCTTGTGGTATCCTTGTGGTCAAGAAAAAATCCAAGAAAGGATGTGATCCATGAAGAAAATCCTAACTTGCCTCCTGACCACAGCCCTCTTAGTGAGCGTTAATGGGTGCAAGACAGCACCTCCAGACTATGAGCCTGCACAGCAGACCCTCATAGTAAAGTCAGAATCAACCACGGAATCTGACCAAGCTGCTATCAATATAGCTGCCACCCTTGAGCAGATCATCGCTGGAATAAATTTCAAACCGACGGTATCCGTACGCAGAAAATTCGTCAGCAAAGATGAAAACAATAGTCAAACCACCTCTCCACACACGAAACAAGAAAGCGCACACGCATCCACCTCCAGCGTAGAAGACACCGATACGCAGGGCACAAAACCAAAGACAATAGACCCAACGCCTGCGCCAAAGCAGCCAGACACCGAGCCTGATGCCACCCTGACAGTTACCGTGAGAGCAACTCCCACGCCAGTAGCTACACCCACTCCTACGCCCACACCCGAGCCACCAGCACCCACTCCTATACCTCCCGCTCCAACCCCGGAGCCGGTCATAGAGGAGCCCTCCTTCGACATTGGCTACTGGATAGGCTACGCACAAAGCTATGCCCAGGGCCTTGGCCTGCGGCTGGAGAGCAGCGCGGTAGATTGCTGGGACAACCCCATAGGGGCCGGGCCGCACAGCACCTGTCTTGAGAGGGACATCGCCAGCAGACTGAACCGGTATGCCAACGACCAGGACATCACCGATGTTGTGGATAAGAGCAAATCGAAGATTTGCTCTGTATGAGTCCACTGATGGGAACTGCTACGACATCTATATCGGGTACGCTTGACAGAAAAATGAATGCCAGCCCTGAGTGCATCGCAAATCGCGGTGCACTTTTTCTTTGCTACTCATCGCCACCTGTCGGCCCCTGCGTGGCCCCGTGTCGGGGCTTGCAGGGCTGGGTCGGGAAAACACACGGCCCTGCACCGGCGAGGGCCGTGTCGGGGCAATGTCGGCCCGGTTTGGAAAGGCACTGATTTCGAGGGGATTTGACCGGCTTTGGGCAAGGCCGAAAAGCAAGCAGGAGAAAGGAGGTGGGGTTGCTATGCTCCCCACCTCCGGGTCACAACGTCCGGCAACGCCGGTCGTTTCAGGGGATTCCGGGCTTTCGGGATTGCAAAATAAAATAGGGTTGCTATATAAATTGTGAAAAAAACACCTCCCGCCAAGAGTGGAGTGCGCCCTCTCGGTGGAAGGTGGTACCTGTCACCATGATAGGTCTAGTGAACTACCCAATAGAAGAAGGTATACTGCAGAAAAGAAAAACCACATACAATCAACCTGATTAAGCATTCGCTATCAAGCTAAAATGCGGTCAACAGTTTCCTTGAGCGTATCACTAAACCCATTCAAATCTTCCAAGGAAATAACCTCATTGTTTATCAGCGCAATAATATTCCAAACCATATCAGTCCGGGTCAACTGTAGTTGGACACCCGGGCTCCGTTTATCCGTTTTTATGCGCTTTTCCAAGTGCCAAAATTTATCGGACGGATTACCTTCTCCGTTCAAAATCTCCATGTACTCTCGGTTGAGCTTGTCCATGTAGGCTTCCTGCCAACCGGATAATTTTTCCTTGAAAAGTTTCCAGTCCTGTTTTGTGAATCTCCCATCCTCCACAACAATATCCCCCTATCATTTGTTCTCTGGCAAATTCTCATCGCCCCATGTTTTCATATAGGCTATCACATCCATAAAGCTCCTGCCCAACTCCGTCAATGTGTATTCCACACGCGGCGGTACCTCATGGAAGTCATGGCGGACAAGGAACCCATCCGCCTCCAACTCCCGCAGCTGCTTCGTCAGCGAGGATTCCGTAATCTCCCCCAACTGCCGCCGCAACGCGCCGAAGCGCCGGATATCATGAAAGGCAATATAATAGAGAATCTCCAACTTCCACTTGCCGCCAAGAATTTTTTGCAGCGTGGACATGGTCTTGCAGCGTTCAACCGCTTGCTCGGTTTTTCTCATAGGACAACACCTCTTTGCTAACATTATAACGCATAGGGCCGCATGAATCAAGGTACTACAAAAAAGTACCGTACTTGAATTAATTCTGTATCAGGCTATAATGGGTGAAAACAAGGGAGGTTTTCACAATGAAATTTACCGGCACTATTTGGCGTCCACCCTATGAAGCGTCCTCGATGCTGTTGGAAGTCACGGCAGGCTGTACCCATCACAAGTGCAAATTCTGTACGCTATACAACGACCTGCCGTTCAAGTTTAGAATGTCACCAATGGAGGATATCGAGTGCGATTTACAGGAGGTTGCCGACACGCTGAAACAGTGGCACGGCTTTCGGTTTGACCGGGCCTTCCTCACCGGAGCGAACCCATTTGTGCTGAAAACCGAGCGTCTGCTGGCAATCACAGAACTTATCCGCAAATATGTACCCACGGTGCAGACCATAGGCTGTTTTGCGCGGATTGCCGATGTAACCTTAAAGTCTGACAGCGACCTGAACGCGCTGGCACAGGCGGGATTTGACGGCCTGACCATCGGTATCGAAACCGGCGATGACGAGGCTCTGCGCTTTATGACCAAGGGCTACGCTGCTGTCGACATTGTGGAACAGTGCACCCGGCTGGATAAAGCTGGTATTCACTACAATTTCTTCTATCTGGTGGGCATTTCCGGTATGGGACGGGGCGAGATCAGCGCGAAAGCTACCGCCGCTGTGTGCAATCAGCTGCACCCACAACTCATCGGTGCCAATATGCTTACCATCTATCCAGACTCTGAACTCTATCAGGAGATCCAGCGGGGCAACTGGCAGGAGGAAAGCGAAGTGGAGAAGTACCATGAAATCCGCACGTTGATTGAAAGTTTGGATATTACAACAGAATTTGCCGCGCTGGGAGCCTCCAATGCGTTTCAACTTCACGGCACTTTGCCCCAAGATAAAGCCGCTTTGGTAGCGGCAATCGACCAAATTATTGATAGAGTAGGCGAAGAAAAGCTGCGGGATTACCGCAAAAATCTTCGACATCTGTAAGGAGGTATTCTCGTGCATTTCACAGGAAGAACATGGCGGCCGCCGTATAAATCACAGTCTGTCATTTTGCAGGCAACCTCCGGCTGTACCCACAACAAATGCACCTTTTGCAGCCTCTACAAAGACGAGAAGTTTCGGATGTCCCCGATGGATGAGTTTGAGGAGGATTTAGCGGAGGTCAAGAGCTATCAGCCCAACGCCCGGCGGGTGTTTCTCACTGGCGCGAACCCCTTTGCTATGACCTATGAGAACCTCAAGCTGCGCGCCCTGACCGTTCGCGAGTATCTCATTAAGTGTCAGTCCATCGCCATGTTTGCAAGTATCCGGGACATCAAGAACAAGGAGGTCTGGCAACTCAAAAAGCTCCGGGCCATGGGTATCAATGGGCTGAGTATCGGCACGGAGAGCGGCGATGAGGCCACCCTTGCGCTGGCAAACAAAGGCTATACCGCCGATGATATTTTGGAGCAGTGCCGCAAGCTGGACGAGGCTGGCATCGAGTATTATTTTGTCTATATGACCGGGCTGGCTGGGAAAGGTAATGGGCGGCGCAACGCTGTCAATTCTGCAAAGGTGTTCAGTCAGCTTAACCCATATTTTATCTCGGTAGATTCATTGACGCTTTTTCCGGATACGCAGCTGTACCAGTTGGCAAAGCAGGGTAAGTTTACACCGGCAGATGAAAAAGAGCGCATCGAAGAACTGCAAACGCTGATTGAAAATTTGCACATTCGCACCCATCTCTTTGCAAACTCCGTGTCCAATTACTTTCCCTTTACGGCACGTCTGCCATATGAGAGAGAAAAGGCGATTGGCGAATTGCAAGATGTACTCGACGGTACGGAGGAAGATGAAATGCTGGGATACCGGCAGGGGCTTCGGTCGCTTTGAAAAATCAGTAAGTATTTATCCCTTTGTTAACATCTAGCCACTTGATTTATTACCCGCCTGCGGCTATAATCCTTGTAAAAATCGAGAAATTTCATACAGGCTCCACATTGCCATGTTATACTACGTAAAAAGGAGGTGCGCCAATGGCAACCATACTGATCGTCGAGGACGATATCGACACCAACGAAGCCATCTGCGAATACCTGCAAGAGGCCGGTCATACCACAATTCCCGCCCTTGACGGGGACGAAGCCATCACCTTATTTGCCGCGCAGAAAATAGACCTTGTTGTGCTGGACATCATGCTCCCCACCGTTACCGGACTGGTGGTGCTGAACTCCATCCGCAAAGCGAGCCAAGTCCCGGTGCTCATGCTGACAGCCCTGGAGGACGAATATACACAAGTTACCAGCTTTGACAGCCAAGTGGACGATTACATGACAAAGCCTTTTTCCATGGTGATTTTGGGGAAACGCATTGCCGCTCTGTTACGCCGGAGCAGTCCACAAGCGCCAGTAAACGTATGGACGCACGGCGACCTGACCGTCAATTTCTCCGGCTACTCTGCTCATGATTCTACCGGCGAACTGGAGGTCACCGCAAAAGAAATCGACCTGCTCAAGCTATTGGTGGAGCATCAAGGGCTTGTGCTGTCGCGCTCGCAAATCCTGGACAATCTGTGGGGAGATAACGCAGAAGTCCTGGACAGGCTTGTGGACACTTATATCAAAAATTTGCGGAAGAAACTGCACCTGGATTGCATCAAAACAGTCAAGGGAATCGGGTACAAGCTGGAGGTCGACCCATGAAAAAGCTAAAGATTTTCCCGAAAACATTCCTCTATACGCTGGGGCTCATGCTGATTATTGTGCTGCTGTCCCACGCGCTGATATACTTTCTCATGCCGCGCGCCTATAACTACCAGCAGGAAAAGACGTTGGAGGCAGACGCAAATGCGCTGGCTGATAAAATCATATCTGCTACGCCAGACGAGAGGGTAACCTGTGTCACAGATTTCGCCGCAAAATGGAACTCCAATGTCACCATTACCTATGACGATTTTTCATTTACTGTGGATTTGCTGAAAGCAGAACCCGGTGCTCCTCCAAATTCAAATGGTAAATCTGACTTTACCATTATAGCCGACACTACGGAAGATGGGCTAAAAATTACTCTTGCTAACAACCCCTACGGTGGGGCAGACTTCTTTAGGGTTGAACAGGTTTTTGCAGGTGGAACCGGGAGCCTTACCGCCACCGTTTCCCGCCAGCATATTGAAGATGCCGTTGGCGCAGTGCTGATGATACTGCCGTTTACTGCTGTCCTCTGTGTTGTGATTTCTGTCGCGTTCGCTCTGGCTTACTCAAAAATGTTCACTAGACCAATCAAGCAAATCAGCGCTACAACAGAGCAAATGCAGAGCCTAAAACCAGACGTGCGCTGTAAAACAGATACTCAGGACGAAATTGGTATGCTGGCTGAAAACGTCAACAATCTGTATCAGAGTTTGTTAGCCGCCTTCGCCCAACAGATCAAATTCCTCCGGGCCGCGTCCCATGAGCTGAAAACGCCGGTTACCGCCGTCAGCGCCATGTTGGAAAATATGATTCTTAATGTGGGCAAGTACAAGGATAGGGATACCTATCTCGCTAAATGCAAGGATTTGACTGACCGTCTGGCGCTGATGATAAAGGAGATTCTCGACGCTTCCAAAGCTGAATTTGCCGGGAACCAGGAATGCACAGATTTTCCCATAGCAGAGGCGATTAGGGCAGTGATTGAACCGTATCAAATCATTGCAAAAGCCAAAGGGCTTACCATGAATGTGAATCTGGATGAAACTGATACCGTGCACTTGCCGCGGGGAATGATTGAAAAAGTCATCTCCAATATTCTGGCCAATGCGGTGTCCTATACAAAGCCTAATGGTATCATCATCGTATCTTGCAGTGGGCAAAAACTTGTGGTAGAAAATGAATGTACGCCCATCCCGCCGGAACATCTTGCCCACATTTTTGAGCCGTTCTACCGCCCTGATTATGGCCGCAACCGTGCAACCGGCGGGAACGGTTTAGGACTATATCTCGTCGCAACAATATTGAAATCGCTAGACATTCCATTCACATTTTCCCCATCTGAAAACATGACCGGAATGTCATTTGAAATCAACTTCTGAGCCAACTCCATATTAGCTCCACATTTGCTCCATAATCGTTCCATATTGGCGTGATATGATACCTTCAACCCAAAAGATTGGAGGTATCTTTTTTTGAACGTACTCAGACGAGCCATTTTGTACGACATACGCAAGCCCAGTAAAAGCCTGACCCTGTTCCTGCTTTTTCTGCTGATAACGCTATTCTGCACCATGAGTTTTGCCGTGCTGGACGCAGTGCAGAACGCCGCCGGCAGCTTGCGGGAAACCGCGGGCGCATCCTTTACCTTGCGGGGAAAGCCATTAGAGATTGACGCGGACGACAACGGCTATTCCATGGAGTTTGCAAAAATCTCCCTACAGGATGTTCAGCAGATTGCAAGTAATCCCGAAATCAAGGCTTGCAATGCCCAGGGCACTACTTTGGCAACGGCGGATGGGTTTATTTATCCATCGGGTATGCCCTCCGGCCCGGTTTCCGGGAACACAGAATCCGCATGGAATCAAGGTTTTACCAGCAGCATTCTGACGCTGGCAGAGGGGCGGCACATCAATCGAAAAGATGAAGATGCAGCCCTCATTAGCCGGGAACTTGCAGAAGAAAATGGCTTGTACTTGGGTGATGAACTGTCATTTGCTGAGCCGTCAACAAACGTAAAAATCATCGGCATCTATGAGAGCGACCCCAGCATGGAATTTGATACTGACACGATTTTTACAGACCTCGAATGGGCTGGTGGCAGCATAGAGCGAGTAGATTTTTTCGTCACTGACCCCGCCGAACTGGAAACCGTCATGGCCCGAATTGAGAGTGATAACTACACTCTGCAAGCGAACACAACAGAGTATGACGCTATCTCCACACAGCTTGCCACCATAGGGCGGCTTACCACAGTACTGATAATTGCCGCCATCGCGGTCAGCGCCACGGTACTGCTACTGATACTAGCTATGCGTGTCCGTGGCCGCACCCATGAGGTGGGAATCTTGATAGCCATTGGAATCGGCAAAAGCCAGATTCTCGCACAATTGATCATGGAAACCATGTTGCTTTTAGCAGTGGCTATGCTGGTGTCCTGCCCGGTCAGTTACGCCGCAACAGCACAGTTTCAAGTATACTTGCGGGAGATGATAGGAGCAGTCACCGTAGCAATTCCGGCGGGAAATATCCTGCTGCAATATGCAGTCGAAATGGCAGTTGTAGTGGTGGCAATACTGGTAACTGGCTATCCTATCATGCGGCTGCAACCCAAAGAAATCTTATCAAAAATGAGTTAGGAGGTCATGCCATGAACATCACAAAACGAGCATTTCTGTACATATTCCGAAAGCGTGGAAAATCACTAATCCTACTTCTCACACTGCTGGTTATCTCTACCTTTGTCCTCACCGGGCTGTCTATACTGACAGCGGCAGAGCAATCCGCCTTGAGCCTACGGCAGTCTGTTGGCGGGAGTATCAAGCTGGAGCTGGACGAAAACAGCCCGAACTGGACATACCAGCAGGGCGTTGGCGGTGTGCTGGTAGACTACACAGGTGCGCC encodes the following:
- a CDS encoding radical SAM protein → MKFTGTIWRPPYEASSMLLEVTAGCTHHKCKFCTLYNDLPFKFRMSPMEDIECDLQEVADTLKQWHGFRFDRAFLTGANPFVLKTERLLAITELIRKYVPTVQTIGCFARIADVTLKSDSDLNALAQAGFDGLTIGIETGDDEALRFMTKGYAAVDIVEQCTRLDKAGIHYNFFYLVGISGMGRGEISAKATAAVCNQLHPQLIGANMLTIYPDSELYQEIQRGNWQEESEVEKYHEIRTLIESLDITTEFAALGASNAFQLHGTLPQDKAALVAAIDQIIDRVGEEKLRDYRKNLRHL
- a CDS encoding multidrug transporter; the protein is MEDGRFTKQDWKLFKEKLSGWQEAYMDKLNREYMEILNGEGNPSDKFWHLEKRIKTDKRSPGVQLQLTRTDMVWNIIALINNEVISLEDLNGFSDTLKETVDRILA
- a CDS encoding dihydrofolate reductase family protein, with the translated sequence MDTMTRPYTICYLNVSAECHIDGDFGRLPEAAPATEIFRQRWLDMYADATIYGAVTMALFTAGRVVELPKAKHTYSCEDYAAPCETCRYYVCISPDGGIAYDSPTIEVRSRGVHGIIHVLTEDISDDYLEYLREQGISYIFCGKEKLDPVLMMEKLYSKFGIKKAIISGGAYADWTLLPHGLIDEIKTMLVPVVDGDPHSNTLFKRFEGDESQPVALSLADVERVEGDGLMITYKPKNVREN
- a CDS encoding ABC transporter permease, with the protein product MNVLRRAILYDIRKPSKSLTLFLLFLLITLFCTMSFAVLDAVQNAAGSLRETAGASFTLRGKPLEIDADDNGYSMEFAKISLQDVQQIASNPEIKACNAQGTTLATADGFIYPSGMPSGPVSGNTESAWNQGFTSSILTLAEGRHINRKDEDAALISRELAEENGLYLGDELSFAEPSTNVKIIGIYESDPSMEFDTDTIFTDLEWAGGSIERVDFFVTDPAELETVMARIESDNYTLQANTTEYDAISTQLATIGRLTTVLIIAAIAVSATVLLLILAMRVRGRTHEVGILIAIGIGKSQILAQLIMETMLLLAVAMLVSCPVSYAATAQFQVYLREMIGAVTVAIPAGNILLQYAVEMAVVVVAILVTGYPIMRLQPKEILSKMS
- a CDS encoding DNA cytosine methyltransferase, giving the protein MIIRFFDMFAGIGGFRSGLEAVGGFECVGHCEIDKYANQAWRVLACHSYYCQGTKAIAVYGAQGIAGFEESRTVRHGAALPNKGRQKQFAFSTEEDMTENTCRQGGTILSRWQVPPVMVAGVGNYPIEEWNTAERIGKLTR
- a CDS encoding radical SAM protein encodes the protein MHFTGRTWRPPYKSQSVILQATSGCTHNKCTFCSLYKDEKFRMSPMDEFEEDLAEVKSYQPNARRVFLTGANPFAMTYENLKLRALTVREYLIKCQSIAMFASIRDIKNKEVWQLKKLRAMGINGLSIGTESGDEATLALANKGYTADDILEQCRKLDEAGIEYYFVYMTGLAGKGNGRRNAVNSAKVFSQLNPYFISVDSLTLFPDTQLYQLAKQGKFTPADEKERIEELQTLIENLHIRTHLFANSVSNYFPFTARLPYEREKAIGELQDVLDGTEEDEMLGYRQGLRSL
- a CDS encoding winged helix-turn-helix transcriptional regulator, which codes for MRKTEQAVERCKTMSTLQKILGGKWKLEILYYIAFHDIRRFGALRRQLGEITESSLTKQLRELEADGFLVRHDFHEVPPRVEYTLTELGRSFMDVIAYMKTWGDENLPENK
- a CDS encoding sensor histidine kinase — protein: MKKLKIFPKTFLYTLGLMLIIVLLSHALIYFLMPRAYNYQQEKTLEADANALADKIISATPDERVTCVTDFAAKWNSNVTITYDDFSFTVDLLKAEPGAPPNSNGKSDFTIIADTTEDGLKITLANNPYGGADFFRVEQVFAGGTGSLTATVSRQHIEDAVGAVLMILPFTAVLCVVISVAFALAYSKMFTRPIKQISATTEQMQSLKPDVRCKTDTQDEIGMLAENVNNLYQSLLAAFAQQIKFLRAASHELKTPVTAVSAMLENMILNVGKYKDRDTYLAKCKDLTDRLALMIKEILDASKAEFAGNQECTDFPIAEAIRAVIEPYQIIAKAKGLTMNVNLDETDTVHLPRGMIEKVISNILANAVSYTKPNGIIIVSCSGQKLVVENECTPIPPEHLAHIFEPFYRPDYGRNRATGGNGLGLYLVATILKSLDIPFTFSPSENMTGMSFEINF
- a CDS encoding response regulator transcription factor, with the protein product MATILIVEDDIDTNEAICEYLQEAGHTTIPALDGDEAITLFAAQKIDLVVLDIMLPTVTGLVVLNSIRKASQVPVLMLTALEDEYTQVTSFDSQVDDYMTKPFSMVILGKRIAALLRRSSPQAPVNVWTHGDLTVNFSGYSAHDSTGELEVTAKEIDLLKLLVEHQGLVLSRSQILDNLWGDNAEVLDRLVDTYIKNLRKKLHLDCIKTVKGIGYKLEVDP
- a CDS encoding DUF4314 domain-containing protein, whose protein sequence is MNEWDRLHRMAEYYKAEYPIGTRIMLKVKQSLTFEYLGEDMHRVDDNTRGTVLTVDDTGTLHCKFDNGRSLGLIPSEDSFHKLTEEELAEEQEPDMDEDEDEDFGMR